In the genome of Candidatus Hydrogenedentota bacterium, the window GCGGTGGAAAGACTGGCGGAGCGCCCGGTTCTGCCGGCGGTTGCGGTCAGGATGGGGGGTGTTGCTGAGGAGTATGACGAAGCGGCTGGTGTCGAGATCGAGCCAGAGGGAGGTGCCGGTCCATCCGGTGTGGCCGATGGCGCGGCGCGCGGGCAGGTAGCCTTCGGAGCCGCCGGCCCAGGGGTCGATTTTCCAGCCGAGCACCTGCCACAAATAGTTCGCAACGACGCCGATGCGGGTCATCTCTTCGAGGGTGTCGGGGCGCAGCAATTTTCCGGCGGCCATGGCGCGGCAGAAGAGGGTGAGGTCGGATGCGGTGGAAAAAAGACCGGCGTGTCCCGATACGCCGCCGACGGCATAGGCGTTCTCGTCGTGGACGATGCCCTGCATGATCTGCCCTCGCCACGCGCAGTTTTCGGTTGCGGCGCACTGGTCGCGCCATTCGATGGGCGGGTTGAAGGTGGTTCTATTCATGCCGAGGGGCGCGAAGATGTTTTCGCGGGCGAAGGCGTCGAGGGAGTCGCGGGCGGTGAGTTCGACGACCTTGCCGAGGAGCATGAAGCCGAGATCGGAGTAGGTGCGGGTGGCTCCGGGGACCGAGTTGAGCCCGGACTCGCCGATACGCTGGATCGCTTCGTCGAGGGAGGCGATTTCCTTGTACCAGACCTTGTGCGCGGCGAGGCCGGTGGTGTGCGTTAGGAGGTGGCGGACGGTGAACTTGCTGAAGAGGGGAACCGGAACGATCTGCGAAACGGGCTGGTCGAGATCGAGCTTGCCCCGCTCCCAGAGGAGGAGGATGGACGTGGTCGTCGCGACAACCTTGGTGAGGGACGCGAGATCGTAGATGGTGTCGGTGGTTGCGGGGAGCCGCGCGGGCCGCAGTGCGCGGTGGCCGCTGGCGCCGTGAAAAATGATGCGGTCGCCTTCGCCGACGCAGGCGACGGCGCCTGGTGCGCTCGCCTGACGTACAGCGGCATCCAGCGCCAGTTTCAACGTATTCAAACTTCACTCCTCGGTTGGATTGTCGTTCGCGGGCGCGCCAGGGGTTTTCGCTGCCCGCTGGTCCGCGCGAACGTGTGTTTGTATCGTATCACGTTGGATGACGGGGGCATCAATGCGCGGCTGAATGGGAGATGGATGGTGTGACGGGGGCGCGGTGGGGCCGGGAGGGCTATCCTACTTTTGCGCCTTTCGGCGCTGAACACAGCCGAGACGGCTGTGCCACTTTCCCTTCGGGGTGGTTTTGGTGGGGTGAGGGGAACTTTTTGGAGGTGGGCTCACTTTGCCGCGGACAGGAATGTCCGCGATCCTCGCTTGCGGCGCCTGGACAGCCGGGACGGCTATCCTGCATTTGCCACGGAGTGTCCGCGAGCCTGTTGGGCGTTGCAGCGCGAAGCGGAGCTTGAGCGCGGCGGTCGCTGTGAAACGGGAAAGCCCGCGGCGTTCACCGCGGGCTTCCCGGTCAATGCGAAAGGACACCCGCGCGATGCGCGGGCGAACTCAGACACTGTCTATACGGCGCTCAGCTTGCGGGGGCTGGCGGGGCCGTCTTCTTGGAGGCTTTCTTCTTGGCAGCAGGCTTCTTCGCCGCCGCCTTCTTCTTCGCGGCGGGCTTCTTCGCCGCCGCCTTCTTCTTCGCGGCAGGCTTCTTCGCCGCCGCCTTCTTCTTCGCGGCAGGCTTCTTCGCCGCCGCCTTCTTCTTCGCGGCGGGCTTCTTCGCCGCCGCCTTCTTCTTCGCGGCGGGCTTCTTCGCCGCCGCCTTCTTCTTCGCGGCGGGCTTCTTCGCCGCCGCCTTCTTCTTCGCGGCAGGCTTCTTCGCCGCCGCTTTCTTTGCGGCAGGCTTCTTCGCCGCCGCCTTCTTCTTCGCGGCAGGCTTCTTCGCAGCGACCATGACATTTCTCCTTTTTTGATTCACCCTGGTACCACTACTACACTGCGGCTTGAATGCGCGGCAACAGGCCGCGCGCCGCCAGGCCCTCGCGTTCCGCAAGGCAAGGGCCCGACTTAGCGAGTAGTCACTCGCGTGAGTGCACTTGAGGTGAGATGCCCGGGCGGCCATTTTCCGGCCTTACCGGGTTTGGAGGGCGCGCTGGAGGCGGGCGCCATACTACTGTCCCGCGATCACACCTGGGCTCTCCCGTCCCAACATACTTTCCCTGGAAAGCGCGTTAGCATCACGCTTCCGGCGGCCGGGACGGCGCCCAATCACGCACCAGAATCCCGAACCGCATTACAACAACTGCGTCGATTCAACTTTCCTCTAACGAATGTGTAACAGACAAATACGAAAAAGGCAAGCATTTTTTTGCACTTTTGAAAATTTTTTTTTGCGCGTTCGGCGCGTGTTTACAAGCCCGCCGGGGCGTCGAAGACGTTATTGCGGGAGGCTTTCGATGCGGGTTGGGGTGGAGAAGGCGCATTGCCACGCGCGCAAAAGAGCGGCGATCGCGATCCGCGCCGATCTACATTCTGGCCTTTAAAAATGGGGCTATTGTACAAGTAGACGCTGTTCGCGAGCGCGCGAATGACGGGGGTAGCTGATGTGTGAATGCGATGCGGAATCGCGGCAGGCGAACTACTCCGCAACGAGATCAACGAGCAGGGAACGGTGATCGGAGGCGCCGTTTTTGATCGCGTTGCACGACACAGATTCTATCTTTCCATGCAGCAAGACGTGATCGATCGGCAATCGCATGATGGGCAACCAGGCCGGCCATGTGCCGGCGGCTCCGTGTCCTTCGCGCGCGTTTCGCAGGTTCGCGGCGCGCGCGAAGCGGCGGTAGACCGGCGAGTACATGGTGATGTTGAGATCGCCTATCAGCACCGCGGGTCCGCCGGCGCTATTGACCCAAGCGGCGGCGGCGTCCAGCTGTGCGTTGCGGCGGGCGGCGAGGGTTTTTCCGAGTGGAGGCAGCGCGTGGATGTTCAGCAGGCGCACGCTGGAATCGCCGAGTTGAAACACCATCTCAATGGCGGGAACGCCGTGATCGCGCTGAAAAACCAGGGCTGGATCTCCGCCCGGCATACGGCTGAACACGGCGATGCCGAAGTTGTCCTCTCGCGGCGCGAGGAGGCGTGTTGGATAGCGCGTTTCTAGGGTTTCGAGGGCGTCCGCCCAGCGTCCGGTTACTTCCTGCACGCAGATGATGTCGGGATCGGTTTCGTCGACGAGGCGCAGGAACGCGGCGCTATCGTGGTTGGAGGAGAGCACATTGGCGAGGAGCACGCGGCACCGGGGCCCTTCGGTGGCTCCGCGCGCGGCGGGCAGATACCACGCGAGAGGCTGCGCGGCTTGCAGGATAGCCAGGGTGATGGCCGCGGCGGCCCAGCGGTAATCGCGGTATCCGGACAGGAGAAGCGCGAGGAGCAGGCTGAGCAGGGCGTACCACGCGATGAAATGGCTGAGGAGATCGAAGACCCAGAACCACGCACCCAGCGCGCCGGCGATGGCCATGGCTCCAGAGAGGAGCACCAGTATGCGCAAGCGCGGCAAGACAATCGCGCGCCATCCCCGCGCATACGCCGCGGCGGACATGGATCAGGTCTCGCTGACGCCGGGAACGACGAGGCGTTCGAAGGCGTCGCTTCGCTGGAAGTCGTGCAGGCGCGGGTCGGCGGCGATGGCCTGGTAGACGCCGGGATCGTGGCGCAGGGCCTCGTTCAATGCGGCGAGGCCTTCGTCCTCCCGCCTGGCGGCGGTGAGGTAGAAGACGCCGAGCTCGAGGTGGCCTTTGGGATCGCGGGGTTGCAGGGCGCAGGCCATTTTGAATTGTTCCTCGGCGGCCTCGAGCTTTCCTTGTTTGGCGAGGACGGCGCCGAGGAGGAAACGAGGCTGTAGCCAGAGCGGCATGAGCTTGACGCATCTGGCGATGCCGGCTTCGGCCGAGGCGAAGTCGCCGCGCGCGATATCGGCCTGGGCTCCCTCCCACGCCGCGCGGGTGCGCAGTGCGGTCCAGTAGCGCAGGCCGGCCTGGAGGGCGACAAGTCCGAGTAGCAACAGCATTCCGGTCACCAGATTGGTCATGGAAGGTTTATTCCCGCGTTGTGGGTTACAATTTCCCTGATTTTAGCGTATCCGCCGCCCGTTCCGGTACAATGCGGGCTTCAAGGCCAGGGCAATCGCATTTAGACTTTCTGTCGGAACCCTGCGCAATACGAACTACCTGAAGTGTTAAGAAGGGCGCGCGTTGGAGCGCTGGCATTTCGCCTGCGGCGAATCCCTGACCTTGCCGGCAGAGATGCCGGCGCTCCAACACGCTCAATTTCATTGATTCAAGGCGCCAAATCAACTCAAGCTTACGCCCGAACGCCCACGATCAGGTTTAAATGCGATTGCCCTGGCTTCAAGACAACTCTCTCCCGTCGCGGAACTTGCCGCGCGCATTGATAAAGGAGCACATCCGATGCATGAGTTTCACGCCACCACGGTGATTGCGGTTCGCAAGGGCG includes:
- a CDS encoding endonuclease/exonuclease/phosphatase family protein, with the translated sequence MSAAAYARGWRAIVLPRLRILVLLSGAMAIAGALGAWFWVFDLLSHFIAWYALLSLLLALLLSGYRDYRWAAAAITLAILQAAQPLAWYLPAARGATEGPRCRVLLANVLSSNHDSAAFLRLVDETDPDIICVQEVTGRWADALETLETRYPTRLLAPREDNFGIAVFSRMPGGDPALVFQRDHGVPAIEMVFQLGDSSVRLLNIHALPPLGKTLAARRNAQLDAAAAWVNSAGGPAVLIGDLNITMYSPVYRRFARAANLRNAREGHGAAGTWPAWLPIMRLPIDHVLLHGKIESVSCNAIKNGASDHRSLLVDLVAE
- a CDS encoding tetratricopeptide repeat protein, with amino-acid sequence MTNLVTGMLLLLGLVALQAGLRYWTALRTRAAWEGAQADIARGDFASAEAGIARCVKLMPLWLQPRFLLGAVLAKQGKLEAAEEQFKMACALQPRDPKGHLELGVFYLTAARREDEGLAALNEALRHDPGVYQAIAADPRLHDFQRSDAFERLVVPGVSET